The Spirosoma foliorum genome has a window encoding:
- a CDS encoding GNAT family N-acetyltransferase: MSDKILLQPITPEQTYPLRHSVLWPDKPLDYVKVENDDEGHHFGAFLNDELVAVISLFVNGKDSRFRKFAARPDCQRRGIGTLLLNHAIAEATRLGATTLWCDARLDAADFYSRFSMEAVSDVFYKGPIAYAKFSRSLVH; encoded by the coding sequence ATGTCAGATAAAATCTTACTTCAACCCATAACCCCCGAACAGACTTATCCGCTCCGCCATTCGGTGCTTTGGCCTGACAAACCGCTTGATTATGTAAAAGTTGAAAATGATGATGAAGGCCATCATTTTGGGGCGTTTCTGAATGACGAGTTAGTGGCCGTGATATCACTATTTGTCAATGGGAAAGATAGTCGTTTTCGCAAGTTTGCCGCCCGGCCCGACTGCCAGCGACGAGGTATTGGCACATTGCTTTTGAACCACGCCATTGCTGAGGCAACGCGTCTTGGGGCAACCACTCTCTGGTGTGATGCCCGGCTTGATGCGGCTGACTTCTACAGTCGTTTCAGCATGGAAGCAGTGAGCGATGTGTTCTATAAAGGCCCAATCGCTTATGCTAAATTCTCGCGATCACTAGTCCACTAA
- a CDS encoding threonine ammonia-lyase, with the protein MISFDTIQEAHDRVRPYIHRTAVLTNQTINDRAGAELFFKCENFQKIGAFKARGGLNAILQVVQNEEGNAITTHSSGNHAQAVAFAARQVGLPAYIVMPRTAPKVKKDAVRGYGAEIIECEPTLEARENGVREVIERTGAVLVHPFDDDRVIAGQATAAKELIEDAGTDVPFDIIMAPVGGGGLLSGTALTTHYLSPKTRVIAGEPEGAADAVLSFQSGRVEKAPFIKTIADGLMTTLSERTLAIIQAHVSDIMTVSDDEIAAAMRLVWERMKIIIEPSSAVPLAAVLKHKEQFSGQKIGIIITGGNVDLGKLPF; encoded by the coding sequence ATGATTTCATTTGATACCATACAAGAGGCTCACGACCGTGTTCGGCCTTATATTCATCGCACGGCTGTTCTGACCAATCAAACGATCAATGATCGCGCTGGGGCGGAGCTATTTTTTAAGTGTGAGAATTTCCAGAAAATAGGCGCTTTCAAAGCGCGGGGAGGTCTGAATGCCATTTTACAAGTTGTTCAGAATGAGGAAGGTAACGCGATCACAACGCACTCGTCAGGCAACCATGCGCAGGCTGTTGCCTTTGCAGCTCGTCAGGTTGGCTTACCTGCATATATCGTGATGCCGCGTACGGCTCCAAAAGTCAAGAAAGATGCTGTTCGAGGGTATGGGGCAGAAATCATCGAATGCGAGCCCACGCTTGAAGCCCGCGAAAACGGCGTTCGGGAAGTGATCGAACGGACAGGAGCCGTATTGGTTCACCCCTTTGATGATGATCGTGTTATTGCAGGGCAGGCTACGGCGGCTAAAGAATTGATTGAAGATGCTGGAACAGATGTGCCATTCGATATAATTATGGCTCCGGTTGGGGGAGGAGGGTTGCTGAGTGGAACGGCTCTGACAACGCATTATCTATCGCCCAAAACGCGCGTGATCGCTGGAGAACCTGAAGGGGCGGCCGATGCTGTTTTATCGTTTCAAAGTGGCCGTGTAGAAAAAGCGCCCTTTATTAAAACGATTGCGGATGGATTAATGACCACACTCAGTGAGCGGACTCTGGCCATTATTCAGGCCCACGTTTCGGATATCATGACCGTTTCAGATGACGAGATTGCTGCAGCTATGCGGCTGGTTTGGGAGCGTATGAAGATCATTATTGAGCCATCGAGTGCGGTGCCATTAGCAGCTGTGTTGAAACACAAAGAGCAGTTTTCAGGGCAAAAAATTGGCATTATCATAACCGGCGGCAATGTCGATTTAGGAAAACTGCCGTTTTAA
- a CDS encoding sugar phosphate isomerase/epimerase family protein: MTSNRRSFLKQAAGSLAAMAVMPTAFAETSAKKMFFDISLAEWSLHKALFAKKITNLDFPGIARKEFDISIVEYVNQFFKDKAQDKTYLNDLLTRCKDNGITNHLIMIDGEGNLGAPDAAERSKAVENHHKWVECAKYLGCKTIRVNAAGQGTAEEVSKAAVDGLGKLGEFAKTMNINVIVENHGGYSSNGQWLSGVMKQVGMKNVGTLPDFGNFCIKHGQGHTCEEEYDRYKGTSELMPFAKGASAKFYNFDANGNCVETDYNRILKIVKDSGFKGTIGIEYEGDGLEEYEGIRKSKAILERVGPIV, translated from the coding sequence ATGACCTCCAACCGTCGTTCGTTTTTAAAACAAGCTGCTGGCTCGCTGGCTGCCATGGCTGTTATGCCAACTGCTTTTGCCGAAACATCAGCGAAAAAGATGTTCTTCGATATCTCTTTAGCCGAGTGGTCATTACACAAAGCCTTATTCGCCAAGAAAATCACGAATCTGGATTTTCCTGGCATTGCCCGCAAAGAGTTCGATATCAGCATTGTTGAGTATGTTAACCAGTTCTTTAAAGATAAAGCACAGGATAAGACCTATCTGAATGATTTGTTAACCCGCTGTAAAGACAACGGCATTACGAATCACCTAATCATGATCGATGGCGAAGGCAATCTGGGGGCTCCAGACGCTGCCGAGCGGTCGAAAGCGGTGGAGAATCACCATAAGTGGGTAGAATGTGCGAAGTACCTGGGTTGCAAAACGATCCGGGTTAATGCTGCCGGACAAGGCACTGCCGAAGAGGTTTCTAAAGCTGCCGTTGACGGATTAGGCAAGTTGGGGGAATTTGCCAAAACCATGAATATCAACGTCATCGTAGAAAATCACGGTGGATATTCCTCAAACGGTCAGTGGTTGTCGGGGGTGATGAAACAGGTAGGTATGAAAAACGTAGGTACCTTACCCGACTTTGGCAATTTCTGCATCAAGCACGGTCAGGGTCATACGTGTGAGGAAGAGTACGATCGATACAAAGGCACAAGCGAGCTAATGCCGTTTGCCAAAGGTGCATCGGCTAAATTCTATAATTTCGATGCCAATGGCAATTGCGTCGAAACCGACTATAATCGTATTCTGAAGATTGTAAAAGACAGCGGTTTCAAAGGAACCATCGGTATCGAATATGAAGGAGATGGTTTAGAAGAATATGAAGGTATTCGGAAATCAAAGGCCATTTTGGAGCGCGTAGGGCCGATTGTATAG
- the folE gene encoding GTP cyclohydrolase I FolE encodes MKQNGTSSNIPSNGRTFTDIHKNGHYNDELVDELGDDHGTSSIDTPMRDDAFALDDDLKIDLIEEHFREIMNILGLDLTDDSLKGSPRRVAKMYVKEIFSGLNPANKPASTLFDNKFQYNEMLLEKDITVQTYCEHHFVPIIGRAHVAYISSGKVIGLSKLNRIVEYFCKRPQVQERLTVQIANELKRVLETEDVAVIIDAKHLCVSTRGIRDLNSTTITSSYSGKFEQEATRQELLRYVAQPSVGL; translated from the coding sequence ATGAAACAGAACGGAACTTCGTCGAATATCCCGTCTAATGGCCGAACGTTTACGGATATCCATAAAAATGGGCATTACAACGACGAATTAGTGGACGAGTTGGGTGATGATCATGGAACAAGCTCCATCGATACACCCATGCGTGATGATGCCTTTGCCCTCGATGATGACCTCAAAATTGACCTTATTGAAGAACATTTCCGTGAAATCATGAACATCCTGGGCCTCGACCTGACCGACGACAGTCTGAAAGGATCGCCCCGGCGTGTCGCCAAGATGTACGTGAAGGAAATCTTCAGTGGTCTGAACCCAGCCAATAAGCCAGCATCAACGCTGTTCGACAATAAGTTTCAGTACAATGAAATGCTGCTCGAAAAAGATATTACGGTTCAGACGTACTGCGAGCACCATTTTGTACCGATCATCGGTAGAGCGCACGTTGCTTATATATCGAGCGGAAAGGTTATTGGCTTGTCGAAACTGAATCGAATTGTGGAGTATTTCTGCAAACGCCCCCAGGTACAGGAACGCCTGACGGTGCAGATTGCGAACGAACTGAAGCGTGTTCTGGAAACGGAAGATGTTGCTGTAATCATCGATGCCAAACATCTATGTGTATCAACACGCGGTATTCGCGATCTGAACAGCACCACGATCACCTCGTCCTATAGTGGAAAGTTTGAGCAGGAAGCTACCCGCCAGGAGTTGCTTCGCTATGTAGCCCAGCCAAGTGTGGGACTTTAA
- a CDS encoding 6-pyruvoyl trahydropterin synthase family protein produces MNTSGTDVPQTSVPRTNSPRVAVFRKEHFNAAHRLNNPNWSDEKNARVYGKCNNPNFHGHNYELVVQVIGPIDPETGYVIDMKYLGELMQKHVIDRFDHKNLNLDTEEFADLNPSAENIAIVIYTLLRNQLSEGLELKIRLYETERNFVEYPV; encoded by the coding sequence ATGAATACTTCTGGAACGGATGTTCCCCAAACAAGTGTCCCCCGGACAAATAGTCCACGGGTGGCTGTGTTTCGGAAAGAACATTTCAATGCGGCACATCGTCTGAACAATCCTAATTGGTCCGATGAAAAAAATGCACGTGTTTATGGCAAGTGCAATAACCCCAATTTTCATGGGCATAACTACGAGTTAGTTGTGCAGGTTATTGGTCCCATTGATCCCGAAACGGGCTATGTCATTGATATGAAATATCTTGGCGAGCTGATGCAGAAACATGTCATTGATCGCTTCGATCACAAAAATCTGAATCTGGATACCGAGGAATTCGCTGACCTGAACCCATCGGCAGAGAATATCGCCATCGTGATCTATACTCTTTTACGAAATCAGCTAAGCGAGGGCTTAGAGCTTAAAATCAGACTGTATGAAACAGAACGGAACTTCGTCGAATATCCCGTCTAA
- a CDS encoding zinc ribbon domain-containing protein yields MIQFVRNYDDLSTDKGFQFSFRCDKCGNGHMSHFQTNNLGVAGELLNMAGSVFGSFFYEAGNATRNMQRAIGGKAHDDALTKAVQEGKTHFHQCTRCGQWVCPDVCWNASAGLCESCAPDEREELAAQQAIATSEQIRDKTRQVDYTQHLDFNQRAAVVACTNCSGKLAPTDKFCPSCGTPNGQIQKAERFCTNCGAKAKADQKFCSDCGTGIPT; encoded by the coding sequence ATGATTCAGTTCGTTCGTAACTACGATGATCTTTCCACCGATAAAGGATTTCAGTTTTCGTTCCGATGTGATAAATGCGGGAATGGGCATATGTCTCATTTTCAAACAAATAATCTGGGAGTAGCTGGCGAACTACTCAATATGGCAGGCAGTGTTTTCGGCAGTTTTTTTTATGAAGCTGGTAACGCCACGCGTAACATGCAGCGGGCTATTGGCGGAAAAGCGCATGATGATGCGTTGACTAAAGCTGTTCAGGAAGGGAAAACGCACTTCCACCAGTGTACGCGTTGTGGGCAATGGGTGTGTCCAGATGTTTGCTGGAATGCCAGTGCAGGGCTTTGCGAAAGCTGCGCCCCCGATGAACGGGAAGAACTGGCTGCCCAGCAAGCCATAGCTACTTCGGAGCAAATCCGCGACAAAACTCGGCAGGTAGATTATACACAACACCTTGATTTTAATCAGCGGGCCGCTGTTGTTGCCTGTACGAACTGTAGTGGTAAATTAGCACCAACCGACAAGTTTTGCCCCTCTTGTGGCACGCCTAATGGGCAGATTCAAAAAGCGGAACGGTTCTGTACCAACTGCGGAGCGAAAGCCAAAGCGGATCAGAAATTCTGTTCTGACTGTGGAACGGGTATCCCCACTTAA
- a CDS encoding MBL fold metallo-hydrolase produces MKRFKTAMLITVLVLIGLVAAVFLFMKQSPFGQDPAEARLERIQQSPNYKNGSFQNLEPTEVMRENASYVGMMRDFIKKDKDNIPPRPIPSVKTDLKALDDAKPTIVWFGHSSYLIKSKGVTILLDPVFSGHASPVSFFGGAFAGSNTYDVDDMPNIDYLILSHDHYDHLDYETIVKLIPKVKKFYTALGVGAHLERWGVPADRIVEFDWWEHQPVADGIDLTATPARHFSGRSFARGKTLWTSYVLNLHGYKLFLGGDSGYGKHFQTIGDQYGPFDLAILECGQYGLDWPNIHMMPEEVISAAQDLRARVLLPVHWAKFSLSYHAWNEPIKRLMKKAEKEGFDVTTPKIGEPVVLNASYPRAVWWNF; encoded by the coding sequence ATGAAACGATTTAAGACCGCTATGTTAATTACCGTACTTGTATTGATTGGGTTAGTAGCTGCTGTGTTCTTGTTTATGAAACAGAGTCCATTTGGCCAGGACCCAGCCGAAGCCCGATTAGAACGTATCCAGCAATCACCAAACTATAAGAATGGTTCATTCCAGAATTTAGAGCCTACAGAGGTTATGCGAGAGAACGCATCGTATGTGGGCATGATGCGTGACTTTATAAAAAAAGATAAAGACAATATTCCGCCCAGGCCAATACCCTCGGTAAAAACGGACCTTAAAGCCTTAGACGATGCCAAACCCACAATTGTGTGGTTCGGGCATTCGTCTTACCTGATTAAATCGAAAGGTGTGACCATTTTGCTCGATCCCGTTTTCAGTGGTCATGCCTCGCCCGTATCGTTTTTCGGAGGAGCTTTTGCCGGATCAAACACCTATGACGTCGATGACATGCCCAACATCGACTATCTGATTCTCTCTCACGATCACTACGACCACCTCGATTATGAGACCATTGTCAAACTGATTCCGAAGGTCAAAAAATTCTACACCGCCCTAGGCGTAGGTGCCCACCTCGAACGCTGGGGTGTGCCAGCCGATCGGATTGTGGAGTTCGACTGGTGGGAGCATCAACCCGTAGCCGATGGCATTGACCTGACCGCCACACCCGCACGCCATTTTTCGGGACGTAGTTTTGCTCGTGGTAAAACGCTCTGGACTTCCTACGTACTGAATCTACACGGTTATAAGCTGTTTCTGGGTGGCGATTCAGGGTATGGAAAACACTTCCAGACAATCGGGGATCAATACGGACCATTTGATCTGGCCATTCTCGAATGTGGGCAATATGGTCTAGACTGGCCCAACATCCACATGATGCCCGAAGAAGTAATATCAGCGGCTCAGGATTTGCGGGCCAGAGTTTTACTTCCTGTACACTGGGCAAAATTTTCCTTATCGTACCACGCCTGGAACGAGCCTATTAAGCGACTTATGAAAAAAGCCGAAAAAGAGGGC